The following are encoded together in the Gilvimarinus sp. DA14 genome:
- a CDS encoding HAMP domain-containing sensor histidine kinase: MNILKLPAKLNTLYTNISWRSFLAINCIFVVLTLAFVISLGRYWYNTLQPRLYSMAETQASILAQSQATLLQEIVQHTEANSLPLELYNAVQTILLVEDPAINESFVRGLSLEFDYDSMAVKQDSLNFVEGKTNCESCFAANFPLLDQNGALVGIAHFNLSDSYFRALSRDMQSKLITESSIALLLLFTVWIVMLVMFHRLNTAKRIIEDSDRAKTRFMANVTHELRTPLNAILGYTQLYKSDPDLAAQYRAGIETIDRSAEHLLLMINDILDFSRADEENLTLNPTDVSLALFLQTLAEMGQISAQLQQIEFCTDFPATLPSEVNIDEKRLRQVLLNLINNAIKFTPEGEVCFQVQTLSQSQRHIQLRFSVKDTGLGIAAEDLQRIFIPFVQIENAITRAEGSGLGLAISQRILHLMNSRLRVKSQPGSGSVFYFDLNLRLAANGKQVDIVTPIPPEPQTLILPSPTTLEALIAHAQKHNILGLRNCLRDLQDDPQYADFLHTVSPYVQSYRFKPLKEKLVAYLKSASAE; encoded by the coding sequence ATGAATATACTCAAGCTGCCTGCCAAGCTGAACACTTTGTACACCAATATCAGCTGGCGAAGTTTCTTGGCGATTAATTGCATCTTTGTGGTGCTGACGCTGGCCTTTGTAATCTCGCTGGGCCGCTACTGGTACAACACCCTGCAGCCCAGGCTATACAGCATGGCCGAAACCCAAGCGAGCATTCTGGCACAATCACAGGCGACCTTACTTCAGGAGATAGTGCAGCACACCGAAGCCAACTCACTGCCACTGGAACTCTACAACGCCGTGCAAACCATACTGCTGGTAGAAGACCCCGCCATTAATGAAAGCTTTGTTCGCGGCCTTAGCCTTGAGTTTGATTACGACAGCATGGCGGTCAAACAGGACTCGCTGAATTTTGTCGAAGGCAAGACAAATTGTGAAAGCTGCTTTGCGGCAAATTTTCCACTGCTCGATCAAAACGGGGCACTGGTAGGCATTGCGCATTTCAATCTAAGCGACAGCTACTTTCGCGCTCTAAGTCGCGATATGCAATCTAAGTTGATCACCGAATCAAGTATCGCGCTGCTGCTGTTATTTACAGTGTGGATAGTAATGCTGGTTATGTTCCACCGGCTTAATACCGCCAAGCGTATTATCGAAGATTCTGACCGGGCCAAAACCCGCTTTATGGCTAATGTCACCCACGAGCTACGAACACCGCTAAACGCAATTTTGGGTTACACCCAACTTTACAAAAGTGACCCCGACCTCGCCGCTCAGTACCGTGCCGGCATCGAAACCATCGACCGCAGTGCAGAGCATTTGCTACTGATGATTAATGACATTCTGGATTTCTCCCGCGCCGACGAAGAAAACCTGACACTTAACCCAACGGATGTATCGCTTGCGCTGTTTTTGCAGACCCTCGCCGAAATGGGACAGATCAGTGCACAACTACAGCAGATAGAATTTTGCACTGACTTCCCCGCCACCCTGCCCAGCGAAGTCAACATTGATGAAAAGCGCCTGCGCCAGGTGCTACTTAACTTGATCAACAACGCGATAAAGTTCACACCTGAAGGCGAGGTGTGTTTCCAGGTTCAAACTCTGAGTCAGTCGCAACGTCATATCCAGCTGCGTTTTTCAGTCAAGGATACGGGGCTGGGCATCGCCGCAGAGGATTTACAGAGAATTTTTATTCCCTTTGTACAAATAGAAAACGCCATTACCCGCGCAGAGGGATCGGGCTTAGGGCTGGCCATTAGCCAGCGAATTCTGCACTTAATGAACAGCCGGCTGCGGGTTAAAAGTCAGCCAGGCTCGGGCAGTGTATTTTATTTTGATCTGAACCTGCGCCTGGCTGCCAATGGCAAACAGGTGGATATAGTCACACCCATTCCACCGGAACCGCAAACACTCATATTGCCTAGCCCCACCACCCTCGAAGCGCTGATTGCGCATGCGCAAAAGCACAATATTCTTGGCTTGCGAAATTGCCTTCGCGATCTGCAAGACGACCCGCAGTATGCGGATTTTTTGCATACGGTTTCTCCCTACGTGCAAAGCTATCGCTTTAAACCGTTAAAAGAAAAACTGGTCGCTTACTTAAAATCGGCCTCAGCAGAATAA
- a CDS encoding FHA domain-containing protein, giving the protein MAYLHRKDVPLRIPVVAHHTIGALEGKVDTYIQNPYISRRHLCLEWSGELWQIKDLSRNGTWVNGRKLEKGVYYPLQKGDQIQLAGEEGACFEVEDLAPPRDILLPIVSQNGTPAIIELQAANLIPDEEQPEWYIYQEPNSGQWLVQSVADSNQPAKPLRHNDILEGSAGRWQLFCASASAPTMERPSQACITEAEIRFEVSLDEESTGLLIHSEGQRYNLGIRAHNYLLLLLARHRADDARQGLSELDQGWVSNDLLVHELGLEPNHLNIQVYRARQQLTKTIPQLNHDKFVERRGTTMRLGCNRFSIHKGGKVEQQLP; this is encoded by the coding sequence ATGGCTTACCTGCACCGGAAGGATGTGCCACTGCGGATTCCTGTCGTCGCGCATCACACTATTGGTGCGCTGGAAGGCAAGGTAGACACCTATATCCAAAACCCCTACATCTCACGTCGCCATTTGTGCTTAGAGTGGAGCGGAGAGCTGTGGCAAATAAAGGACCTGAGCCGCAACGGCACCTGGGTCAATGGCCGCAAGCTGGAGAAGGGAGTTTACTACCCACTGCAAAAAGGTGATCAGATCCAGCTGGCAGGCGAAGAAGGCGCGTGCTTTGAAGTAGAAGATCTGGCGCCGCCCCGAGATATCTTATTACCCATTGTCTCGCAGAATGGCACACCCGCGATTATTGAACTGCAAGCGGCCAACCTGATACCCGATGAAGAGCAACCCGAGTGGTACATCTACCAAGAGCCCAACAGCGGCCAGTGGCTGGTGCAGTCGGTAGCAGACAGTAACCAGCCCGCAAAGCCTCTGCGCCATAACGATATTCTGGAAGGAAGCGCCGGGCGCTGGCAGCTGTTTTGCGCCAGCGCCAGCGCCCCCACGATGGAACGCCCGAGTCAGGCTTGCATAACCGAGGCGGAGATCCGCTTTGAGGTCAGTCTGGACGAAGAGAGCACCGGGTTGTTAATCCACAGCGAAGGCCAGCGCTATAACCTGGGTATTCGCGCCCACAATTACCTGCTGCTGCTATTGGCGAGGCACCGCGCCGATGACGCCCGTCAGGGGTTGAGTGAACTCGACCAGGGCTGGGTGAGCAACGATTTACTGGTCCACGAACTGGGGCTGGAGCCCAATCACCTAAATATCCAAGTTTACCGAGCCCGACAACAGCTCACTAAGACCATTCCGCAGCTCAACCACGACAAGTTTGTCGAACGCCGAGGCACCACCATGCGCCTGGGGTGCAACAGGTTTTCTATCCACAAAGGTGGTAAAGTAGAACAACAATTGCCCTAA
- a CDS encoding serine/threonine-protein kinase codes for MIDQNLHTDSLVAGRYRVIKRIGQGGMGQVFLAQDEQLDRPVAIKQLRHDGDNAKALHRFEREAKFLAKLNHPCIVQVYDYIAEVSGGSLVMEYIDGVDLARKLREEATSLAQRLQWLYQIMAGLACAHAAGILHRDLKPENILVGRNGNAKLTDFGIAREQQQNTELTQAVIGSYAYMSPEQIADEPLDFKSDLFSFGIVAYSVLLEQHPFGATGNTLKLLQSISAAPLNKQALDDSKLPEELCDLLQSLLAKDKSQRPDSSQQVCEKLALISQQHPLSETLEGGAQTAELPPLTLFTRHTGQAVPRRHKHRRHWLTVGATLLIAAVAGIWFSGQGSSPGLIPQAVAVLPPRFNPDGELAEADQRLIGGTLYQAAQQSVVQLPGAEAIPRFEVDSQSGEPFQILTALAAKELIITEAFCNLTWCDISINRLAPASDSQRLQVLASANFRTTVDRYAMLAERVNLHINKLYNHEGEIQLDLPDEAEYRVFAEQYQHYYSAGANPAQLDALEALSSQTRNWADVQILFREIALDLYHDTGDDQALVRLEEFLPAKNRSDTETQLLNQFALARSQNDFAQARHWLERLEQQGLEQTALTELEGLLALSEGNYPVAVENFSYSVQLRPSVHNYFRLSMASWLNGDIESAREHIANAYQLNPQDHKTNRFRGLIALWEGRLDEANQALRQALESERSAIVLNNLAVVLLLQGDYASSQKRLNEALQIAPGDEQTLFNLADAHKLSGDDATANQLYQRVAEQTASASDAYSLRLNAQAQAHTGNHVSAIAVYQKARELDPDSGDTHYTGALVYALAGEQISARLAARAALESGMGQAWFALPWFDGLCDQAQGADCLAIAQAL; via the coding sequence ATGATCGATCAGAACCTACACACCGACTCATTGGTCGCCGGCCGTTATCGCGTTATCAAACGTATTGGTCAGGGCGGTATGGGCCAAGTGTTTCTGGCGCAAGATGAACAGCTCGACCGCCCGGTTGCCATCAAGCAACTGCGCCACGACGGCGACAACGCCAAAGCGCTTCACAGGTTTGAGCGCGAGGCTAAGTTCCTCGCCAAACTTAACCACCCCTGTATCGTGCAAGTTTACGATTACATCGCCGAAGTGAGCGGCGGCTCGCTGGTAATGGAGTATATCGACGGCGTGGATCTGGCGCGCAAGCTGCGCGAAGAGGCTACCTCCCTGGCGCAAAGACTGCAGTGGCTGTATCAGATTATGGCCGGGCTCGCCTGTGCCCACGCGGCGGGAATTTTGCACCGGGATTTAAAACCCGAGAACATTCTGGTGGGGCGCAATGGCAACGCCAAACTCACCGACTTTGGCATTGCCCGCGAACAGCAACAAAATACCGAGCTGACTCAGGCGGTGATTGGCAGCTACGCCTATATGTCACCGGAGCAAATTGCCGACGAGCCGCTGGATTTTAAAAGCGATCTCTTCTCTTTCGGCATCGTCGCCTACAGTGTGCTGCTGGAGCAGCACCCCTTTGGCGCCACCGGCAACACGTTAAAACTGCTGCAAAGTATCTCCGCAGCGCCCCTAAACAAACAGGCTCTGGATGACAGCAAGCTGCCCGAAGAACTCTGCGATTTGCTGCAGAGCTTGCTGGCCAAAGATAAATCCCAACGGCCCGACAGCAGCCAACAGGTCTGTGAAAAACTGGCGCTAATCAGCCAGCAGCATCCGTTGTCGGAAACTCTGGAAGGCGGCGCTCAAACCGCCGAACTGCCCCCTCTTACCCTGTTTACCCGGCACACGGGGCAGGCAGTGCCACGGCGACATAAGCATAGGCGCCACTGGCTAACGGTTGGCGCTACCTTACTGATCGCTGCGGTCGCCGGCATTTGGTTTAGCGGCCAGGGTTCCTCACCGGGGCTCATCCCCCAGGCTGTAGCCGTGCTGCCGCCACGCTTTAACCCCGACGGCGAATTGGCCGAGGCCGATCAACGCCTAATTGGGGGCACTTTGTATCAGGCCGCCCAACAGAGCGTGGTGCAACTGCCGGGAGCCGAAGCCATCCCGCGTTTTGAGGTGGACTCCCAGAGCGGAGAACCCTTTCAAATACTCACCGCCCTGGCCGCCAAAGAGCTGATCATTACCGAGGCCTTTTGTAACCTCACCTGGTGCGACATCAGCATCAACCGCCTGGCACCGGCCAGCGACAGCCAACGCTTGCAAGTGCTGGCAAGCGCCAACTTTCGCACCACAGTAGATCGCTACGCCATGCTCGCCGAGCGGGTGAACCTGCACATCAACAAGCTCTATAACCACGAAGGCGAAATCCAGCTCGACTTACCAGATGAAGCGGAGTACCGGGTCTTTGCCGAGCAGTATCAACATTATTACAGCGCCGGCGCTAACCCCGCCCAGCTGGATGCCTTAGAGGCGCTAAGCAGCCAAACCAGAAACTGGGCCGATGTACAAATTTTGTTTCGCGAGATTGCTTTGGACCTCTACCACGACACGGGTGACGACCAAGCATTGGTGCGCCTGGAGGAGTTCCTGCCAGCCAAGAACCGCAGCGACACAGAGACACAACTACTGAATCAATTTGCCCTGGCGCGCAGTCAGAACGATTTTGCCCAGGCCCGTCACTGGCTGGAGCGGCTTGAGCAACAAGGGCTGGAGCAGACGGCACTGACGGAACTGGAGGGCTTGCTGGCACTGTCGGAAGGCAATTACCCGGTGGCGGTGGAGAACTTTAGTTACAGCGTGCAACTGCGCCCCAGTGTGCACAATTACTTCCGTCTTTCTATGGCCTCCTGGCTCAACGGCGACATTGAAAGCGCCCGCGAGCACATTGCTAACGCCTACCAGCTCAACCCCCAAGACCATAAAACCAACCGCTTTCGCGGTTTAATCGCACTCTGGGAAGGCCGCCTGGATGAAGCCAACCAGGCTCTGCGCCAGGCCCTAGAGAGCGAGCGCAGTGCCATAGTGCTCAACAATCTCGCCGTGGTGTTGCTGCTGCAAGGCGACTACGCCAGCTCACAGAAGCGTTTAAACGAGGCTTTGCAAATTGCACCGGGCGACGAGCAGACGCTGTTTAACCTGGCCGATGCGCATAAACTAAGTGGCGACGATGCCACCGCAAACCAACTTTACCAACGTGTTGCCGAGCAGACCGCGAGCGCCTCTGATGCCTATTCGCTGCGCCTGAACGCCCAGGCGCAAGCACATACCGGCAACCATGTAAGCGCCATTGCTGTGTATCAAAAAGCGCGCGAGCTCGACCCCGACAGTGGCGACACCCACTACACCGGAGCCTTGGTTTATGCGTTGGCAGGAGAACAGATTTCCGCGCGCCTAGCGGCCCGGGCGGCCTTAGAGAGCGGGATGGGGCAGGCCTGGTTTGCCCTACCCTGGTTTGACGGGTTATGTGACCAAGCGCAGGGGGCGGATTGTTTAGCGATAGCGCAAGCTCTCTAA
- a CDS encoding DP-EP family protein, whose translation MAKKTQNYELVVPKGGAQIVSIELSPQLPEKGSAQVWPMNGVGKKKSFQNITVAFDPESDADDRRYEKAVLVFHLKTDDKKGQWRFIEDGLIYAPGKGDTLHDIETRVAQDGCELVLTIHNFDDSNEDVDFSFVAMYRDNKSGEATIYTSADPGVRVGRPPG comes from the coding sequence ATGGCGAAGAAAACACAAAACTATGAATTAGTGGTTCCCAAGGGCGGTGCCCAGATCGTCTCTATAGAGCTGAGCCCGCAGTTACCCGAGAAAGGCAGCGCGCAGGTTTGGCCAATGAACGGCGTGGGTAAAAAGAAGAGCTTTCAAAATATTACGGTGGCCTTTGACCCTGAGTCGGATGCCGATGACCGTCGTTATGAAAAAGCGGTACTGGTGTTTCATCTCAAAACAGATGATAAAAAAGGTCAGTGGCGTTTTATTGAGGATGGGCTGATTTACGCACCGGGTAAAGGTGACACGCTGCACGATATTGAAACTCGGGTTGCTCAGGATGGATGCGAGTTGGTGCTGACCATTCACAACTTCGATGACTCGAACGAAGATGTGGATTTCAGTTTTGTGGCAATGTACCGGGATAATAAATCCGGCGAGGCGACAATTTATACCTCAGCTGATCCCGGCGTTCGCGTGGGTCGCCCGCCCGGTTGA
- a CDS encoding TonB-dependent receptor has translation MIKNLIFRGQGPVLVVALLPAMVHAAGEADTKQTETIHEVVVVSGKREQTQASFAGSVSVHEKWWLDRQQPLTLNALAGQTPGFNIVDTGSRNPTPLIIRGLRNDSVASDDLGGNGGTVTRYVDNIPLQGDFLPPDMQLLDLEQVEVLKGPQGTLYGSSSLAGIVRYSTAKPQLGDYQTELSASITDTAHSDDLGYASTLVSNLPVGDNFAARLVLSKDEVAGFIDNDYLLAGPASDINSEEGEQARLSLRWQPSERLRLDGSYHYQDRTVEDRQASNEPFTGDAYGASSRFLQPADTELHMANITASYDFDFATATFIQSRYDYQTERRADQTDYLLWLDEVYYDSSFYSPYEDFASETVSDFTVSKDTTELRLTSPESADVWQWLVGAYYSKDKIDGTVVDLAPGLDIFWGLDEPEPRDYYAEQIEELGESAIFAESSHKLSQHWTVTLGGRYYDQTDDLTICSMFPMNDRFNGVEPTPYCDADEESDDGFLWKASAQYETTAGVHWYGVYSEGFRRGGSNALPAGIENNRTYSPDYAEHYELGIKTNELWSRLSLNASVYLIDWKQIQQSAYDDYGYLVNVNSGSALVQGVELEGYWSLSPSWGLKFGGSYNDARIDEPADAELVMDAYPQKDDRLPGSPREQWNLALDGRHSFDAFELDTLVSLVTVGDTTTALNETFADYQSLSGYTLVNAHAGIEWGAWYLAADIDNITDERAITGGRYRPEYGQQGRFDYITRPRSITLSARVRF, from the coding sequence ATGATAAAAAACCTTATTTTCCGCGGGCAGGGCCCGGTCTTAGTCGTGGCACTTTTGCCGGCTATGGTGCACGCAGCCGGTGAAGCGGATACGAAGCAGACCGAGACCATCCATGAAGTGGTGGTCGTATCGGGTAAACGAGAACAAACCCAGGCGAGCTTTGCCGGCTCAGTGTCGGTGCATGAAAAGTGGTGGCTCGACAGGCAGCAGCCGCTGACATTGAACGCGCTGGCAGGCCAGACCCCCGGTTTTAATATTGTCGATACCGGCAGCCGCAATCCCACGCCATTAATTATTCGCGGCCTGCGCAATGACAGTGTTGCGTCAGACGATCTGGGTGGCAATGGCGGCACGGTTACCCGCTACGTGGACAATATCCCGCTGCAAGGGGATTTTTTACCCCCGGATATGCAATTGCTTGATTTAGAGCAGGTAGAAGTTTTGAAGGGGCCGCAAGGCACTTTGTACGGCAGCAGTTCGCTGGCCGGTATTGTGCGCTACAGCACGGCCAAGCCCCAGTTGGGCGACTATCAGACAGAGCTGAGCGCCAGCATTACCGATACGGCTCACAGTGACGATCTGGGTTATGCCTCCACCTTGGTCAGCAACCTTCCCGTGGGCGATAACTTTGCTGCGCGGCTGGTCTTGAGCAAAGACGAAGTAGCCGGGTTTATCGACAACGATTATCTGCTCGCGGGGCCTGCATCTGACATTAACAGCGAAGAGGGCGAGCAGGCGCGCTTAAGCCTGCGTTGGCAGCCCAGCGAGCGTCTGCGATTGGATGGCAGCTACCATTATCAGGATCGCACCGTGGAAGATCGCCAGGCGAGCAATGAGCCTTTTACCGGCGATGCCTATGGCGCCTCCAGCCGGTTTTTACAGCCCGCCGATACCGAGTTACATATGGCGAATATCACCGCCAGTTACGATTTTGATTTTGCGACCGCGACGTTTATACAAAGCCGTTACGATTATCAGACCGAGCGCCGCGCCGATCAGACAGATTATTTACTGTGGCTGGATGAGGTTTATTACGATTCGTCGTTTTACTCGCCTTATGAAGACTTTGCCTCTGAAACTGTCTCAGACTTTACGGTTAGTAAAGACACCACTGAACTGCGTTTGACCTCGCCCGAGTCTGCCGATGTCTGGCAGTGGTTAGTCGGTGCGTATTACAGCAAAGATAAAATTGATGGCACGGTGGTGGATTTAGCCCCTGGGTTGGATATCTTCTGGGGGCTAGATGAGCCAGAGCCGCGCGATTACTACGCCGAACAAATTGAAGAGTTGGGTGAGTCGGCTATTTTTGCCGAGTCCTCCCATAAGCTGAGCCAGCACTGGACGGTGACCCTGGGTGGGCGCTACTACGATCAAACTGATGACTTAACCATCTGCTCGATGTTTCCCATGAATGATCGCTTTAATGGGGTTGAACCTACGCCCTATTGCGACGCCGACGAGGAGAGCGACGACGGCTTTTTATGGAAGGCCAGCGCGCAATATGAGACCACTGCCGGTGTGCACTGGTACGGGGTTTACTCAGAGGGCTTTCGCCGTGGCGGCAGCAATGCACTGCCCGCCGGGATCGAAAATAATCGCACCTACAGCCCAGACTATGCCGAACACTATGAGCTGGGGATAAAAACCAACGAGCTGTGGTCGCGCCTAAGTCTGAACGCCAGTGTCTATTTAATTGACTGGAAACAGATTCAGCAGAGCGCCTATGATGATTATGGCTATCTCGTTAACGTGAATTCGGGCAGCGCTTTGGTTCAAGGTGTTGAACTAGAAGGCTATTGGTCACTCTCGCCCTCTTGGGGACTGAAGTTTGGCGGCAGCTATAACGATGCTCGTATTGATGAACCCGCCGACGCCGAATTAGTGATGGATGCCTATCCACAAAAAGATGACCGCCTGCCGGGCTCGCCTCGTGAACAGTGGAATTTGGCGCTGGATGGTCGGCATTCGTTTGACGCTTTTGAGCTGGATACCCTAGTATCGCTGGTGACCGTTGGCGACACCACCACCGCCTTGAACGAAACCTTCGCCGATTATCAGAGCTTATCCGGTTATACCCTTGTGAACGCACATGCCGGAATAGAGTGGGGTGCTTGGTATCTGGCGGCGGATATCGACAATATCACTGATGAGCGCGCTATTACTGGCGGCAGGTACAGACCTGAATATGGCCAGCAGGGGCGCTTTGATTATATTACTCGTCCTCGCAGCATAACCTTGAGTGCGCGCGTGCGTTTTTAA
- the parE gene encoding DNA topoisomerase IV subunit B: MANYSAEDIEVLTGLDPVKKRPGMYTETTRPNHLAQEVIDNSVDEALAGHAKTLSVTLHKDQSITVSDDGRGMPVDIHPEQGKPGVEVILSTLHAGGKFSNKNYQFSGGLHGVGVSVVNALSSLLEVTIKRDGQVHRIVFGDGEKISDLEVIDTCGKRNTGTTLRFVPNPSYFDSAKFSVSRLRHVLRAKAVLCPGLTVNFNDETSGEKDTWYYEDGLRDYLIGNTQGFEVIPEQAFVGEFSGSTEAASWAVQWLPEGGELIQESYVNLIPTAQGGTHVNGLRTGLLDALRDYCEFRNLLPRGVKLAPEDIWANCAYVLSSKLSDPQFSGQTKERLSSREAAAFVSGVAKDAFALWLNQHTEEGDKIADLCINNAQRRVKSSKKVARKKVTQGPALPGKLADCANNDPATSELFLVEGDSAGGSAKQARDRDYQAIMPLRGKILNTWEVDSGEIFSNQEVHDISVALGIDPAVESLDGLRYNKICILADADSDGLHIATLLCALFVRHFRPLVAAGHVYVAMPPLYRIDVGKEVYYALDDSEKAGILERIEAEKKKGKVGVQRFKGLGEMNPLQLRETTMARDTRRLVQLRVEDGDDTNQVMDMLLAKKRASDRKSWLEQKGNLAEIIA, translated from the coding sequence ATGGCCAATTATTCCGCTGAAGATATTGAAGTCCTCACGGGGCTGGACCCGGTAAAAAAACGCCCCGGGATGTACACCGAGACAACCCGCCCCAACCACCTGGCGCAGGAAGTGATCGACAACAGTGTCGACGAAGCCCTCGCCGGACACGCCAAAACACTAAGCGTTACTCTGCACAAAGATCAGTCCATTACCGTCAGCGACGACGGTCGCGGCATGCCGGTGGATATTCACCCCGAGCAGGGCAAGCCCGGGGTAGAGGTGATTTTGTCTACCTTGCACGCGGGGGGTAAGTTCTCCAACAAAAACTATCAGTTTTCCGGTGGTTTGCATGGCGTTGGGGTGTCGGTCGTGAACGCGCTATCGTCCCTGCTGGAAGTCACTATTAAGCGCGACGGTCAGGTGCATCGCATTGTCTTTGGCGACGGGGAAAAGATCTCTGACTTAGAAGTCATTGATACCTGCGGTAAGCGCAATACCGGCACAACTCTGCGCTTTGTGCCCAACCCCAGTTACTTTGACTCGGCCAAGTTTTCTGTCAGCCGTTTGCGCCATGTGCTGCGCGCCAAGGCCGTGTTATGCCCAGGCTTAACGGTTAACTTTAACGACGAAACCTCGGGTGAAAAAGACACCTGGTATTACGAAGACGGCTTGCGTGATTACTTAATCGGCAATACCCAGGGCTTTGAGGTAATCCCTGAACAGGCTTTTGTAGGTGAGTTTTCGGGCTCAACCGAAGCGGCCAGCTGGGCGGTGCAATGGTTGCCTGAAGGCGGCGAGCTTATTCAGGAAAGCTACGTCAACTTAATTCCCACCGCCCAGGGCGGTACCCATGTAAATGGTCTGCGCACGGGGTTGCTGGATGCACTGCGCGATTACTGCGAGTTTCGTAATTTACTGCCGCGCGGCGTTAAGCTGGCGCCTGAGGATATTTGGGCCAACTGCGCCTATGTGCTTTCGTCTAAATTATCTGACCCGCAGTTTTCTGGGCAGACCAAAGAGCGCTTAAGCTCGCGCGAAGCAGCGGCGTTTGTTTCCGGCGTGGCCAAAGACGCCTTCGCCCTGTGGCTGAACCAGCACACCGAAGAGGGCGATAAGATTGCCGACCTGTGTATTAACAATGCACAGAGGCGAGTGAAATCCTCCAAAAAAGTCGCGCGCAAAAAAGTCACTCAAGGCCCCGCGCTGCCGGGCAAGCTGGCCGACTGTGCCAACAATGATCCGGCGACCAGTGAGCTGTTTTTGGTGGAAGGGGACTCGGCCGGCGGTTCGGCCAAGCAAGCCCGTGATCGTGACTACCAGGCGATCATGCCCCTGCGCGGTAAAATTCTGAACACCTGGGAGGTGGACTCGGGCGAGATTTTCTCCAACCAGGAAGTGCACGATATCTCCGTCGCCCTGGGCATTGACCCAGCAGTAGAGTCCCTAGATGGGTTGCGCTACAACAAAATCTGTATTCTCGCCGATGCCGATTCCGACGGTCTGCACATTGCCACCTTGCTGTGCGCCTTATTTGTGCGTCACTTCCGTCCTTTGGTTGCGGCCGGGCATGTCTATGTGGCTATGCCGCCGCTGTACCGCATCGATGTCGGCAAAGAGGTTTACTACGCCCTGGATGATAGCGAAAAGGCCGGCATTTTAGAGCGCATTGAGGCGGAGAAGAAAAAAGGCAAAGTCGGTGTGCAACGCTTTAAAGGCCTGGGCGAGATGAACCCGTTGCAACTGCGTGAAACCACCATGGCCCGCGACACCCGTCGACTGGTGCAATTACGAGTCGAGGACGGCGACGATACGAATCAGGTAATGGATATGTTACTGGCGAAAAAGCGTGCCTCAGACCGCAAAAGCTGGCTGGAACAAAAAGGTAACCTTGCTGAAATAATCGCGTGA
- a CDS encoding YqiA/YcfP family alpha/beta fold hydrolase, with protein MSAIVYLHGFLSSPLSFKARQMKAWLSEQQPELSFHCPQLTPYPAQTQAELKALMEFLQPEPVWLIGSSLGGFWATWVAERYNRPAVLVNPAVAPWQFMPDYLGVDLNAYHTDDSYRLEPRHVDEIRAADSTPITRPDNYWLMVQTGDETLDYRQAVAKYAGSKQLVEEGGDHSFVAFERHLGEIIEFFRTFEKAASR; from the coding sequence ATGTCTGCCATTGTCTATTTGCACGGTTTTTTAAGCTCGCCATTATCGTTCAAAGCGCGGCAAATGAAAGCCTGGCTGAGCGAACAGCAACCCGAGTTGAGTTTCCACTGCCCCCAGTTAACGCCCTATCCGGCGCAAACCCAGGCCGAATTAAAAGCCCTGATGGAGTTTTTACAGCCCGAGCCCGTGTGGTTAATCGGCAGCTCTCTCGGTGGCTTCTGGGCCACCTGGGTGGCGGAGCGCTACAACCGCCCCGCCGTGCTAGTGAATCCGGCAGTGGCGCCCTGGCAGTTTATGCCGGATTATTTGGGTGTTGACCTCAACGCCTATCACACCGATGATAGCTACCGCCTGGAGCCCCGCCATGTCGACGAAATTCGCGCGGCCGACTCTACCCCTATTACCCGGCCCGACAATTATTGGCTGATGGTGCAAACTGGCGATGAAACCCTGGATTACCGCCAAGCGGTAGCCAAGTACGCTGGTAGTAAGCAGCTGGTGGAAGAGGGGGGCGACCACAGTTTTGTGGCGTTTGAACGGCATCTGGGCGAGATCATCGAATTTTTCCGGACGTTTGAAAAAGCGGCCTCTCGTTAA